The proteins below come from a single Dehalococcoidia bacterium genomic window:
- a CDS encoding flippase-like domain-containing protein: MNLARFRGRILLSLAFGVLVLLALLVYGDLSETVAAISRFQVGLLPAIIGLTLANYVIRFGKWHYYIRLLGARTVAPLDSLLIFFSGLSMTITPGKVGEWLKCYLLQQQSGIQFSRAAPIIIAERLTDGLALLILASAGIVVFGLGFEVMVGTLLLAAMVLLLSQYPPLAVAVLALAERLPLIRTRAHHLRHFYEGSAVLFRGPSFGFGIALGVLSWAGECVAFFLVLAGLGLEPSGMLLLQASFILAVSSLAGGLFLTPGGLGVAEGGIAALTRLLVGAPSDVTAAATILIRACTLWFGVAVGAGALFVYSQWRFTRLGLAAPTADPSP, encoded by the coding sequence ATGAACCTCGCACGCTTCCGCGGGCGCATTCTCCTCTCGCTCGCCTTTGGCGTTCTCGTGCTGCTTGCGCTCCTCGTCTATGGCGACCTGTCTGAGACTGTCGCCGCAATCAGTCGCTTCCAGGTCGGGCTCCTGCCGGCCATCATCGGCCTAACGCTGGCCAACTATGTCATCCGCTTCGGGAAATGGCACTACTACATCCGGCTGCTCGGGGCGCGCACGGTCGCTCCGCTCGATAGCCTGCTTATCTTTTTCAGCGGCCTGAGCATGACCATCACCCCGGGAAAGGTCGGCGAGTGGCTGAAATGCTACCTGCTCCAGCAGCAGAGCGGCATTCAGTTCAGCCGGGCAGCGCCGATTATCATCGCGGAGCGCTTGACTGACGGTCTTGCTCTTCTAATCCTCGCCAGCGCCGGGATCGTTGTTTTCGGGCTCGGGTTTGAGGTGATGGTGGGCACGCTCCTCTTGGCCGCGATGGTGCTCCTCCTGAGCCAGTATCCGCCGCTCGCTGTGGCTGTGCTTGCCCTTGCTGAGCGCCTCCCCCTCATCCGGACCCGCGCGCACCACCTTCGGCATTTCTATGAGGGCAGCGCGGTGCTCTTCCGCGGTCCCAGCTTCGGGTTCGGGATCGCCCTTGGCGTTCTCTCCTGGGCGGGCGAATGCGTCGCCTTCTTTCTCGTCCTCGCCGGCCTCGGCCTCGAGCCGAGCGGCATGCTCCTCCTCCAGGCAAGTTTTATCCTCGCAGTCTCATCGCTCGCAGGCGGTCTCTTCCTCACCCCGGGCGGGCTTGGGGTCGCCGAAGGCGGGATCGCCGCCCTGACCAGGCTGCTCGTCGGGGCGCCGAGCGACGTTACCGCCGCCGCCACGATCCTGATTCGAGCGTGTACACTGTGGTTCGGCGTCGCAGTCGGTGCCGGGGCGCTCTTTGTCTACAGCCAGTGGCGGTTCACCCGTCTCGGGCTCGCGGCGCCGACTGCCGATCCGTCGCCGTGA
- a CDS encoding glycosyltransferase family 39 protein produces MAPAAPSSRSATRLLFPSQPRRLLAGIVAIVLAVAANARYLSQPPDLIAAGAAFLIAIALAQYALPATGPDGWESTGRWPRLTAALPSAFAGAAAFLFLGGSLWLFSSDRNPNLAWLLYLAAVAMTLGAAFLLPAGTRTPVSPPIGRAELAILALATAVGLWFRTAELATLPFGVWYDEAVVGLGAQQILASPTYRPIFYVENQNPAANIYLAALAMLVFGETPLALRVTTAIAGTVGIPAIYLLTRRLFGSPRIALIAAWFLAVSSWHVTLSRFPTSTAIFSITLETLVLFFLVRGLQDRRPRDFVIAGLLVGFDLQFYFPSRIFPVTLAVLLLAAALWRRSLWPSISQGALLLALAALIAAGPLAWFAVRFPEEFNRRLGVASVMPEVERAGHWGPLLDNIEKHLLMFNVAGDRNGRHNLPGRPMLDPLLAPLFVLGVGLTLGLLRRPTGPTLIIWWGTMLLGGILSLNFEAPQSLRASTALPPTLIFAALPLGALWDRWVRSPWGTYGNPAAAARSSRTPLSLGALLVGTFPRLPARWHGPSAWSRAWRAGGTIALGSALLFVAVVNHHRYFVAWANDFAAFAAHSAAETLVALRLRELSPNDAVYLSQFFSGRPPTIRFLAPKAPEGALFNAATDVPVRAVAPRTFFFLDPSEQAAFSQLRLYYPSAQVEELRPPFGGPPLVYAVQLAPADIVAIQGVEARYFAHGTERERPDLSRRETEINIDPATLGLAVPVLAEWRSTLHVPRHGSYRLLLEGPSSAELFLNGARVLTGGQAARLTLAAGNHALLLRARADRPGQPVRLAWEPPGGTLSPIPSNLFYLPPVAATGLLGAYYPNAEWAGEPALLRIDPQIGMYFHILPLPRPYSVEWRGTLRIDQPGVYRFGTEQISTSQLFLNGRLIIDNRRGSELHEVDVPLEAGLHDLQLKFVDRDPYSRIYLYWTPPGRRRELIPSAVLLPPQGSDLPPSPTVPAAPREAAVRVPSGVVRFASGPPLSLRVEMTYGLSPEGRLEEPRAAALDPTGALHVLDGGARRVLVFDPQGQFIRAYAGPEPTAGGLQEPTGIAITRSGRVFILDATTAGIHEYRLDDGRFVGRLPLARSDFYKPRGLSIDEADNLYISDTGQNRVLKFASDGQLLTIYGGRKGAGPGEMLEPTDAALLPTGDLLVLDTGNKRLQWFDPGGRYQAEWPINWSVPLNGPHLVLDAASRPVVTDPDRGRLVRYDVREGVQQVGGAPGLFTLPVEIVAADDGRFYVVDTGGRKVVRIVIEN; encoded by the coding sequence ATGGCACCAGCGGCGCCCTCCTCCCGCTCGGCGACCCGGCTCCTCTTCCCGTCGCAGCCGCGCCGCCTCCTCGCTGGGATCGTCGCCATTGTCCTCGCCGTCGCCGCCAATGCTCGCTACCTGAGCCAGCCGCCGGACCTCATCGCTGCTGGGGCGGCGTTCCTTATTGCAATCGCGCTGGCGCAGTACGCGCTGCCCGCCACCGGTCCTGACGGCTGGGAGAGCACAGGCCGTTGGCCGCGGCTGACGGCCGCGCTTCCGTCAGCTTTTGCCGGCGCGGCTGCCTTCCTCTTCCTTGGAGGCTCCCTCTGGCTGTTTTCAAGCGACCGCAATCCAAACCTCGCCTGGCTCCTCTACCTCGCCGCTGTTGCGATGACACTCGGCGCAGCCTTCCTGCTGCCGGCCGGCACGCGGACACCGGTCAGCCCGCCAATCGGCCGAGCTGAACTGGCCATCCTCGCCCTCGCGACCGCAGTCGGGCTCTGGTTCCGTACCGCAGAACTAGCGACGCTCCCCTTCGGAGTGTGGTACGACGAGGCGGTCGTCGGCCTTGGCGCCCAGCAGATCCTCGCCTCGCCGACATACCGGCCGATTTTTTACGTCGAAAACCAAAACCCGGCGGCGAATATCTACCTTGCCGCCCTCGCGATGCTCGTCTTCGGAGAGACTCCTCTTGCCTTGCGGGTGACCACAGCGATTGCGGGAACCGTGGGGATCCCCGCGATCTACCTCCTCACCCGCCGGCTCTTCGGCTCGCCGCGGATCGCGCTCATTGCGGCGTGGTTTCTCGCCGTTTCCAGCTGGCACGTCACCCTAAGCCGCTTTCCGACCAGCACCGCAATCTTCAGCATTACCCTCGAGACGCTCGTCCTGTTTTTCCTCGTGCGGGGACTGCAAGACCGCCGGCCGCGCGACTTCGTTATCGCCGGCCTTCTTGTCGGGTTCGACCTCCAGTTCTACTTCCCGTCACGGATCTTCCCGGTAACCCTCGCCGTTCTGCTCCTCGCGGCTGCGCTCTGGCGGCGATCGCTCTGGCCATCGATCAGCCAAGGCGCACTCCTCCTCGCCCTCGCGGCGCTGATTGCGGCCGGGCCGTTGGCATGGTTTGCAGTCCGCTTCCCCGAGGAGTTCAACCGTAGGCTTGGGGTCGCAAGCGTGATGCCCGAAGTGGAGCGAGCCGGTCACTGGGGCCCGCTGCTCGACAACATCGAGAAGCACCTGCTGATGTTTAACGTGGCGGGGGACCGCAATGGCCGCCATAACCTTCCCGGCCGGCCGATGCTCGACCCGCTTCTGGCGCCGCTCTTCGTTCTCGGCGTGGGGCTGACGTTGGGACTGCTTCGCCGCCCGACTGGGCCGACCCTCATCATCTGGTGGGGAACGATGCTGCTTGGAGGGATCCTCTCCCTCAACTTTGAAGCTCCGCAGTCGCTGCGCGCATCGACCGCGCTGCCGCCGACGCTCATCTTTGCGGCGCTGCCGCTCGGCGCGCTCTGGGACCGCTGGGTGCGCAGCCCCTGGGGGACGTACGGCAACCCGGCGGCCGCCGCGCGCAGCAGCCGCACCCCGCTCTCGCTCGGAGCGCTGCTGGTTGGAACGTTTCCGCGTCTCCCCGCGCGGTGGCATGGCCCGTCGGCATGGTCGCGAGCTTGGCGAGCGGGGGGCACCATCGCTCTCGGCAGCGCCCTCCTCTTCGTCGCCGTCGTCAACCATCATCGCTACTTCGTCGCCTGGGCAAACGACTTCGCCGCCTTTGCGGCCCATTCCGCGGCCGAAACGCTCGTTGCCCTGCGGCTTCGCGAGCTCTCTCCGAACGATGCAGTCTACCTCAGCCAGTTCTTCTCCGGCCGACCGCCTACAATCCGGTTCCTCGCCCCGAAGGCGCCCGAAGGCGCCCTGTTCAACGCCGCAACAGACGTACCGGTGCGCGCCGTTGCTCCGCGGACCTTCTTCTTCCTCGACCCGAGCGAGCAGGCGGCGTTCAGCCAGCTTCGGCTCTATTATCCCAGCGCCCAAGTCGAGGAGCTGCGTCCGCCCTTCGGCGGACCTCCGCTCGTCTACGCTGTTCAGCTCGCGCCGGCCGATATCGTCGCCATCCAAGGCGTTGAGGCGCGCTACTTCGCGCACGGAACTGAACGCGAGCGGCCCGATCTCAGCCGCCGCGAGACCGAGATCAACATCGACCCGGCCACGCTCGGCCTCGCGGTTCCGGTGCTTGCGGAGTGGCGGAGCACGCTCCACGTTCCCCGGCACGGCAGCTACCGGCTGCTCCTTGAAGGACCGAGCAGTGCCGAGCTGTTCCTCAACGGCGCGCGCGTGCTCACCGGAGGCCAGGCAGCGCGGCTGACCCTCGCAGCCGGCAACCACGCTCTCCTGCTCCGAGCTCGTGCCGACCGCCCAGGCCAACCAGTCCGATTGGCCTGGGAGCCGCCGGGCGGCACGCTCAGCCCGATCCCCTCCAACCTCTTCTATCTCCCTCCCGTTGCGGCGACAGGGCTGCTCGGCGCGTATTATCCCAACGCCGAGTGGGCAGGAGAGCCCGCCCTTCTCCGGATCGATCCGCAGATCGGCATGTACTTCCACATTCTGCCCCTTCCTCGCCCCTACAGCGTGGAGTGGCGCGGCACGCTCCGGATCGACCAGCCAGGTGTCTACCGCTTTGGGACAGAGCAGATCAGCACTTCCCAACTCTTTCTCAATGGCCGGCTGATTATCGACAATCGTCGCGGCAGCGAACTCCACGAGGTAGATGTGCCGCTCGAGGCAGGGCTGCACGATCTCCAGCTGAAGTTCGTCGACCGCGATCCCTATTCGCGCATCTACCTCTACTGGACGCCGCCAGGGCGACGACGCGAGCTGATCCCGTCAGCGGTGCTGCTGCCTCCCCAAGGGAGCGATCTTCCCCCGAGCCCGACCGTGCCTGCGGCTCCCCGAGAGGCCGCCGTCCGCGTCCCGAGCGGCGTCGTGCGCTTCGCAAGCGGCCCGCCGCTCTCGCTTCGAGTCGAGATGACCTACGGACTTTCCCCTGAGGGACGGCTTGAGGAGCCGCGCGCTGCTGCTCTTGACCCTACCGGCGCTCTGCACGTGCTTGATGGAGGAGCGCGGCGAGTGCTCGTCTTCGATCCCCAGGGGCAGTTTATCCGCGCGTATGCGGGTCCAGAGCCGACAGCAGGCGGCCTCCAAGAGCCGACCGGGATCGCCATCACCCGATCGGGGCGAGTGTTCATCCTTGATGCGACAACAGCCGGGATCCACGAATACCGCCTTGATGACGGCCGGTTTGTGGGGCGGCTGCCGTTAGCGCGGTCCGACTTCTACAAGCCGCGCGGGTTATCGATCGATGAGGCGGACAATCTCTATATCTCCGACACGGGGCAAAACCGCGTGCTCAAGTTCGCTTCCGACGGCCAGCTGCTGACCATCTACGGCGGGAGAAAGGGCGCCGGTCCGGGCGAGATGCTGGAACCGACCGACGCTGCCCTGCTTCCGACCGGCGACCTCCTCGTTCTCGACACCGGCAACAAGCGTCTCCAATGGTTCGACCCCGGCGGCCGCTATCAAGCGGAATGGCCGATCAACTGGTCTGTCCCGCTGAACGGACCTCACCTCGTGCTCGACGCTGCTTCCCGACCGGTGGTCACCGACCCGGACCGAGGCCGCCTCGTGCGCTACGACGTTCGTGAAGGGGTCCAGCAGGTTGGCGGCGCGCCCGGGCTGTTCACGCTGCCGGTTGAGATTGTCGCGGCGGACGACGGCAGGTTCTATGTCGTCGATACAGGAGGCAGAAAAGTCGTCCGCATCGTGATTGAGAACTAG
- a CDS encoding methyltransferase domain-containing protein: MADPLRPSAEEAIAEWRRRVRANREQVDRVREVEDGADFYAPVASAFRADPHRQDDPVLNVLRTMIRPHECWLDIGAGGGRYALPIALQAREVIAVEPSAGMLAVLQEGMENYGIRNIRIVHGRFPMSGLEADVALICHVGYDIEEIGPFLAMMERSAPRRIAVLFERQPTAPADALWPAVHGEPRETLPALREFIILLLARRVVPNIVTLEVPGPSYDSPERALDFARRQTWVRPGSEKDARLERIVRERLIERDGRFAYSWDPVTIGIVSW, encoded by the coding sequence ATGGCCGACCCATTACGTCCGAGCGCTGAGGAAGCGATTGCCGAATGGCGGCGCCGTGTCCGCGCCAACCGCGAACAAGTCGACCGCGTGCGCGAAGTCGAGGATGGCGCCGACTTTTACGCCCCAGTTGCCTCTGCCTTCCGCGCCGATCCTCACCGTCAGGATGATCCTGTGCTCAATGTCCTGCGGACGATGATCCGTCCCCACGAATGCTGGCTCGACATCGGCGCCGGCGGCGGACGCTACGCGCTTCCGATTGCCCTTCAGGCGCGCGAGGTGATCGCCGTCGAGCCGTCCGCAGGGATGCTGGCGGTGCTCCAAGAAGGGATGGAGAACTACGGCATCCGCAATATCCGGATCGTCCATGGCCGCTTCCCGATGAGCGGGCTCGAAGCGGATGTCGCCCTGATCTGCCACGTCGGCTATGACATCGAAGAGATCGGCCCCTTTCTCGCGATGATGGAGCGGAGCGCTCCGCGCCGGATAGCGGTGCTTTTCGAGCGGCAGCCCACCGCGCCCGCCGACGCGCTCTGGCCGGCAGTGCACGGCGAGCCGCGGGAGACCCTCCCCGCCCTTCGCGAGTTCATCATCCTGCTGCTCGCGCGGCGGGTCGTCCCGAACATTGTCACGCTCGAGGTGCCCGGCCCCTCCTACGACTCGCCCGAGCGGGCGCTCGACTTCGCCCGCCGGCAGACGTGGGTGCGGCCGGGAAGTGAGAAGGACGCGCGTCTCGAACGGATTGTCCGCGAGCGGCTGATCGAGCGCGATGGCCGGTTTGCCTATAGCTGGGACCCGGTGACGATCGGGATCGTCAGCTGGTAG
- a CDS encoding DUF362 domain-containing protein: MIQTSPSRPAGPRYTGKPKVAVLFTSPETVLDDYDRLIRLADVDQELDRSVDTILKVNISWQHWYPGCSTAPWQLDGTIRSLKAQGFDRLVAVHNSTVVVDAHEGAIKNKHQAVTDRHGVPSVHLEEPPVKWIRYEPRAKMEVLNDVYPDGIYIPDFLIGKNIIHLPTVKTHVFTQITGAVKNAFGGLLNFQRHWTHSVIHQAIIDLLAIQYEIHPGVFAVMDGTIAGDGPGPRCMVPHVKNVILASRDQVAIDATSARLMGFDPLSIGFIRNGHERGLGVGDTRAIEYVGDDISNVNWHFHGNQDTFASRGQKLIYHGPLKPLENLLLRSPLVPWSYLASNIYHNWYWYRVHGLKRIQKIKEGPWGALFNQY, from the coding sequence ATGATCCAGACATCGCCCAGCCGGCCCGCGGGGCCGCGCTATACCGGCAAGCCGAAAGTGGCGGTCCTGTTCACGTCACCGGAGACTGTCCTCGACGACTATGACCGTCTCATCCGGCTTGCCGACGTCGACCAGGAACTCGACCGCAGCGTCGATACGATCCTGAAGGTCAACATTTCGTGGCAGCATTGGTACCCCGGCTGCTCGACCGCCCCGTGGCAGCTGGACGGCACGATCCGCTCGCTGAAGGCGCAGGGGTTTGACCGCCTTGTCGCCGTGCATAACAGCACGGTCGTGGTCGACGCCCACGAGGGAGCGATCAAGAACAAGCATCAAGCGGTGACAGACCGGCACGGCGTTCCTTCCGTTCACCTCGAAGAGCCGCCGGTGAAGTGGATCCGCTACGAGCCGCGCGCCAAGATGGAAGTGCTGAACGATGTCTACCCCGACGGCATCTACATCCCAGACTTTTTGATCGGCAAAAACATCATCCATCTCCCGACCGTGAAGACCCACGTCTTCACCCAGATCACCGGGGCAGTCAAAAATGCCTTCGGGGGGCTTCTTAATTTCCAGCGGCATTGGACCCATTCGGTGATCCATCAAGCGATCATCGATCTGCTCGCGATCCAGTACGAGATCCATCCCGGCGTCTTCGCTGTCATGGATGGCACCATCGCCGGGGACGGCCCTGGACCCCGCTGCATGGTGCCCCACGTCAAGAACGTGATCCTCGCCAGCCGCGATCAGGTGGCGATTGACGCCACCTCAGCGAGGCTGATGGGGTTCGACCCCCTCTCGATCGGGTTCATTCGCAATGGGCACGAGCGCGGTCTCGGCGTCGGCGACACGCGCGCGATCGAGTACGTCGGCGATGACATCTCAAACGTCAACTGGCATTTCCACGGCAATCAAGACACGTTTGCCAGCCGAGGACAAAAGCTGATCTATCACGGTCCGTTGAAGCCGCTCGAAAACCTGCTGCTTCGCTCTCCGCTGGTGCCGTGGAGCTATCTTGCCTCCAATATCTATCACAATTGGTATTGGTACCGCGTCCACGGGCTGAAACGGATCCAGAAGATCAAAGAGGGCCCGTGGGGCGCGCTGTTCAACCAATACTGA
- the typA gene encoding translational GTPase TypA produces MRTQRTDLRNLAIIAHVDHGKTTLVDAMLKQSRVFREHQQVGSLILDSHELERERGITILAKNTAIRYRNVKINIIDTPGHADFGSEVERVLTLADGCLLLVDAVEGPMPQTRYVLKKALALGLRPIVGINKVDRPRARPLEALEATQDLFLEVATDADQLEFPVVYLVAKEGRAGVQPDALAPDLTPLFETILAAIPCPTVERDAPVQALIAALDYDPHLGRIAIGRLMRGTLRTGAPVVRVRSDGAIAPESGRKVRQLLVFEGLKRVEVTEIAAGEIVALVGLDDVAIGDTIADPAFPEPLPAIAVDEPTVRITLGVNTSPFAGREGKYQTSRQLRDRLERELETNLGLRVEETESPDRFLLSGRGELHLSILIETMRREGYEFEVSRPEVIVKRVDGQLQEPVEELVIDTTDEYVGAVAELVGPRLARLVNIRHRETSAGTTDVRLVYRIPTRGLIGLRTQLLTATRGNATMSTLFLGYEPWQGPLAASRGGALIATESGRAVAYGLASAQERGQLFIEPGTEVYEGMIVGVAPRALDIPVNVCRQKKATNIRSSTAEIAVKLTPPRRLSLEDALDFLAADELLEVTPKSLRLRKRLLSEHERARARKQEAKAALAL; encoded by the coding sequence ATGCGCACCCAACGGACTGATCTTCGCAATCTTGCGATCATCGCGCACGTCGACCATGGGAAGACGACCCTTGTCGACGCGATGCTGAAACAGAGCCGGGTCTTTCGCGAGCACCAGCAGGTGGGGAGCCTCATTCTCGACTCGCATGAGTTGGAGCGTGAGCGCGGCATCACCATCTTGGCCAAGAACACCGCAATCCGCTACCGGAACGTCAAGATCAACATCATCGATACGCCCGGCCACGCTGACTTCGGCAGCGAAGTGGAACGAGTGCTGACGCTGGCCGACGGCTGTCTCCTGCTTGTCGACGCGGTCGAAGGACCGATGCCGCAGACACGCTATGTGCTCAAGAAGGCCCTTGCGCTCGGGCTGCGCCCTATCGTGGGAATCAACAAAGTCGACCGGCCGCGCGCCCGTCCTCTCGAGGCGCTCGAAGCGACCCAAGACCTCTTCCTTGAAGTAGCGACCGACGCTGATCAGCTGGAGTTTCCCGTCGTCTATCTGGTCGCCAAAGAGGGGCGCGCCGGTGTTCAGCCCGACGCGCTCGCGCCGGACTTGACCCCCCTGTTCGAAACGATCCTCGCCGCCATCCCGTGCCCGACGGTTGAACGGGATGCGCCCGTTCAAGCCCTGATCGCCGCGCTCGACTATGACCCGCACCTCGGCCGGATCGCTATCGGCCGCCTCATGCGCGGAACGCTTCGAACCGGCGCGCCGGTGGTGCGGGTGCGAAGCGATGGAGCCATCGCCCCCGAAAGCGGGCGCAAGGTCCGGCAGCTTCTCGTGTTCGAAGGGTTGAAACGGGTCGAGGTCACCGAGATCGCGGCTGGCGAGATCGTTGCGCTGGTCGGGCTCGACGACGTCGCGATCGGCGACACAATCGCCGACCCGGCATTCCCGGAGCCGCTGCCGGCGATCGCGGTCGATGAGCCGACAGTCCGGATCACGCTCGGCGTCAATACCTCGCCCTTCGCCGGCCGCGAGGGCAAATACCAGACCTCCCGCCAACTGCGCGATCGGCTCGAGCGCGAACTGGAGACGAATCTCGGGCTGCGGGTAGAGGAGACCGAAAGTCCTGACCGCTTCCTCCTCAGCGGGCGGGGAGAGCTGCACCTCTCGATCCTGATCGAGACGATGCGTCGCGAGGGCTATGAGTTCGAAGTGTCGCGGCCGGAAGTGATCGTGAAGCGGGTCGATGGTCAGCTTCAGGAGCCGGTCGAAGAGCTCGTGATCGACACGACCGACGAGTACGTCGGCGCCGTCGCCGAACTTGTTGGGCCCCGCCTCGCGCGGCTCGTGAATATCCGCCACCGGGAGACAAGCGCCGGCACGACCGACGTTCGGCTCGTCTACCGCATTCCGACACGCGGGCTTATCGGGCTGCGCACCCAGCTGCTGACTGCTACCCGCGGCAACGCGACAATGAGCACTCTCTTTCTCGGCTATGAACCGTGGCAAGGCCCGCTCGCAGCGTCGCGCGGCGGCGCTCTGATCGCAACCGAGTCGGGCCGCGCCGTCGCCTACGGGCTGGCGAGCGCCCAAGAGCGGGGCCAGCTGTTCATCGAACCCGGGACCGAGGTGTATGAAGGGATGATTGTCGGCGTGGCGCCGCGGGCACTGGATATTCCGGTGAACGTCTGCCGTCAGAAGAAGGCGACGAACATTCGCTCCTCAACAGCAGAGATCGCCGTCAAGCTGACGCCGCCGCGCCGCCTCAGCCTCGAGGATGCGCTCGACTTTCTCGCCGCCGACGAACTGCTTGAGGTGACGCCAAAGAGCTTGCGTTTGCGGAAGCGGCTGCTCAGCGAGCACGAACGCGCTCGGGCGCGCAAGCAGGAAGCGAAGGCGGCTCTCGCGCTCTAG
- a CDS encoding Gfo/Idh/MocA family oxidoreductase, with translation MSVGWGIIGIGRHADARMAPAIVNSRNARLVGVYSRDQRRAEAFAAKHGAPRAYSDLAAFLADPTIEAVYIGSPNDVHCEQTIAALRAGKHVLCDKPLAVTVEQCQRMIDVADECGRLLATGYNNRYQPGHIVVRELILSGEIGEVVFIRSDCANAGLVRHAEWRYRAERGGGSLLNIGIHAADLLRYVTNKEVELVAALDDAVEGGVEELSVSSLRLDGGIFAQMLSSRRLPYPANGLVVHATRGYVRTAGTISYDIAGQVEVTLPNGRRTYEFVPPRPNYDVYVAEIEQISSVILEGGTLLATGYDGLEGVRLTHAIARSAAERRVVRIER, from the coding sequence ATGAGCGTCGGATGGGGGATCATCGGGATCGGCCGGCACGCTGACGCGCGGATGGCGCCGGCGATTGTCAACAGCAGGAACGCTCGCCTCGTCGGCGTCTACAGCCGAGATCAACGCCGGGCAGAGGCCTTTGCCGCCAAACACGGCGCGCCGCGCGCCTACAGCGACCTTGCCGCCTTTCTTGCAGACCCGACGATTGAGGCGGTCTATATCGGCTCTCCGAACGATGTGCACTGCGAGCAAACGATCGCCGCACTGCGCGCCGGCAAGCATGTCTTGTGCGATAAGCCGCTCGCCGTGACAGTGGAACAGTGTCAACGGATGATCGATGTCGCCGACGAGTGCGGCCGGCTCCTTGCAACGGGGTACAACAACCGCTACCAGCCCGGACATATCGTCGTTCGAGAGCTGATCCTCTCGGGTGAGATCGGGGAAGTCGTTTTCATCCGGTCCGACTGCGCAAACGCCGGCCTCGTCCGCCATGCTGAATGGCGCTACCGCGCCGAGCGGGGCGGCGGGTCGCTGCTCAATATCGGCATCCATGCCGCCGACCTTCTCCGCTACGTGACCAACAAGGAAGTCGAGCTCGTCGCAGCGCTCGATGACGCGGTGGAAGGAGGGGTCGAGGAGCTGTCAGTCTCCTCCCTCCGTCTCGATGGAGGAATCTTCGCCCAGATGCTCTCGAGCCGACGCTTGCCGTATCCCGCCAACGGTCTTGTCGTCCACGCAACCCGCGGGTACGTCCGCACCGCGGGCACGATCTCCTACGACATCGCCGGGCAGGTTGAAGTCACGCTCCCGAACGGCCGCCGGACGTATGAGTTTGTGCCGCCACGGCCGAACTACGATGTGTACGTCGCCGAGATTGAGCAGATTAGCTCGGTTATCCTCGAGGGCGGAACGCTCCTCGCCACCGGCTATGATGGCTTAGAGGGCGTACGGCTGACCCACGCGATCGCGCGCTCGGCCGCCGAGCGGCGCGTCGTCCGCATTGAGCGCTAG
- a CDS encoding MaoC family dehydratase N-terminal domain-containing protein, producing the protein MTESLITDEARAMIGVTSEPGVHRVDRSQIRLFAEAIGDPNPLYFDEEYARTTRWGGIIAPPTFVYNLKPGAFPELPLKTTRLLNGGDEFEYFGVVRPDDIIVVIAKWTDLYERTGRLGQMVFTVWETTYTNQHGKLVAKHRATRIRY; encoded by the coding sequence ATGACGGAGAGCCTGATCACCGACGAAGCGCGCGCCATGATTGGGGTCACCAGCGAGCCGGGCGTCCACCGCGTCGACCGGAGCCAGATCCGGCTCTTTGCCGAGGCGATTGGCGACCCCAACCCGCTCTACTTTGACGAAGAGTACGCCCGAACGACCCGGTGGGGCGGCATCATCGCTCCCCCGACCTTCGTCTACAACCTCAAGCCGGGCGCGTTTCCGGAACTTCCGCTCAAGACCACTCGGCTCCTCAACGGGGGCGACGAGTTCGAGTACTTCGGCGTTGTTCGTCCCGACGACATCATTGTCGTGATCGCGAAATGGACCGACCTCTACGAGCGCACCGGTCGGCTTGGACAGATGGTCTTCACGGTCTGGGAGACGACCTACACCAATCAGCACGGCAAGCTGGTCGCGAAACATCGCGCAACTCGGATCCGCTACTGA